The following are from one region of the Paenibacillus sp. JZ16 genome:
- a CDS encoding competence/damage-inducible protein A gives MKAEIIAVGTELLLGQIVNTNAQYLSRQLASMGIDVYYQTVVGDNMERLKEALRLSSSRADIVLLSGGLGPTQDDLTKDALASFLNRSLHIDRMAMDRIERFFHERGSVMTENNRRQALAIEGGTPLPNETGLAVGNAVSYEGTHYIVLPGPPKELMPMFEQEAKPWLLQHVLTEELPIYSKMLKFAGIGESALDKRLEDLITAQTDPTIALYAKEGEVTVRISTKAASEAEAMVRLNELEARIQERGPEFMYANEDVPIEKVIVDMMADHSWTLSAAESCTGGLVAETLTSIPGSASMFLGGIICYTNQIKEKLVHIPHALLEGDDAPGAVSAEVAEALADHVRMVTDSDFGLSVTGVAGPGYAERKPIGLVYIGLSQRGKETEVHELHLQGNRETIRLRATKALLYRLWQRLVASKRFRVAE, from the coding sequence ATGAAAGCAGAAATCATTGCAGTTGGAACCGAACTTCTTCTTGGACAGATTGTGAATACCAATGCACAGTATTTGTCCAGGCAGCTTGCTTCAATGGGAATCGATGTATACTATCAAACCGTTGTCGGGGATAACATGGAGAGGCTCAAGGAGGCCTTGCGGCTGTCCAGCAGCAGAGCCGATATCGTTCTTCTGTCCGGTGGTCTGGGCCCCACACAGGATGACCTGACAAAGGATGCGCTCGCATCTTTTCTAAATCGTTCATTGCATATTGATCGGATGGCCATGGATCGGATTGAACGCTTTTTCCATGAACGAGGATCCGTAATGACCGAGAACAATCGGCGCCAGGCTCTGGCCATCGAGGGCGGGACTCCGCTTCCGAACGAAACAGGCCTCGCCGTCGGGAATGCGGTATCCTATGAAGGGACTCATTACATTGTGTTGCCGGGTCCGCCGAAAGAGCTGATGCCGATGTTTGAGCAGGAGGCCAAGCCTTGGCTTCTGCAGCATGTGCTTACGGAAGAGCTTCCCATCTATTCAAAGATGCTCAAATTCGCAGGCATCGGGGAGTCCGCGCTTGATAAGCGCCTGGAGGACCTGATTACGGCCCAGACCGATCCGACGATTGCGTTGTATGCCAAGGAGGGGGAGGTCACCGTCCGGATCTCCACGAAGGCAGCCAGCGAGGCTGAGGCCATGGTGCGGCTGAATGAACTGGAAGCCCGGATCCAGGAGAGAGGCCCGGAATTTATGTATGCTAACGAGGATGTGCCCATTGAGAAGGTCATCGTCGATATGATGGCGGATCATAGCTGGACGCTGAGCGCTGCGGAGAGCTGCACGGGAGGCCTTGTAGCGGAGACGCTGACCTCTATCCCCGGGAGCGCGTCCATGTTCCTTGGCGGGATCATCTGTTATACCAATCAGATCAAGGAGAAGCTTGTGCATATCCCGCATGCGCTGCTTGAGGGGGATGATGCGCCGGGAGCCGTCAGTGCAGAGGTTGCCGAAGCGCTTGCGGATCATGTCCGGATGGTAACCGACAGCGACTTTGGTTTATCGGTAACGGGCGTGGCAGGTCCAGGGTATGCTGAACGCAAGCCTATAGGTCTGGTTTACATTGGATTGTCTCAACGGGGAAAAGAAACGGAAGTGCACGAGCTGCACCTTCAGGGTAACCGTGAAACGATCCGGCTCCGAGCTACGAAGGCGCTGCTCTACCGGCTTTGGCAGCGT
- the pgsA gene encoding CDP-diacylglycerol--glycerol-3-phosphate 3-phosphatidyltransferase has protein sequence MNLPNRITLARICLIPVMMIFLLVDFDFYPAPIVWNDFVLPYNQLIAALIFILAASTDGIDGYLARKNNMVTNLGKLLDPLADKLLVAAILISLVEMGKCESWIAVVIISREFAVTGLRQIALLEGSVVAAGQSGKIKTVIQIVAIVALLINNFPFVFLGIPFDVIAIWAAAMITIYSGIEYFVQNRHLLKGAGA, from the coding sequence ATGAATTTACCCAATCGTATCACGTTGGCCCGCATTTGCTTGATCCCTGTCATGATGATTTTCCTGCTGGTGGATTTTGATTTTTATCCGGCTCCTATTGTGTGGAATGATTTCGTCCTTCCCTACAACCAATTGATTGCAGCATTGATATTCATACTTGCAGCAAGTACGGATGGGATTGACGGGTATTTAGCCCGGAAAAACAATATGGTGACGAACCTGGGTAAACTTCTGGATCCGCTTGCGGACAAACTGCTGGTGGCAGCCATCCTCATATCGCTTGTGGAGATGGGCAAATGCGAATCCTGGATTGCTGTAGTCATCATCAGCAGAGAATTCGCGGTTACTGGCTTGAGACAAATTGCACTCCTGGAAGGTTCCGTCGTTGCAGCAGGTCAATCGGGGAAAATCAAGACGGTGATTCAGATTGTGGCGATTGTCGCGCTTCTGATCAATAATTTCCCGTTTGTATTCTTGGGAATTCCGTTTGATGTCATTGCAATCTGGGCTGCCGCGATGATTACGATCTATTCGGGAATCGAATATTTTGTCCAGAACAGGCATCTTCTCAAAGGTGCCGGGGCGTAA
- a CDS encoding YajQ family cyclic di-GMP-binding protein, with protein sequence MASENSFDIVSKMDMQELNNAVNQAEREIENRFDFKGSKSSLKLDKDALVIASDDEYKLNAVIDILQTKMVKRGLSLKNVEYGKIEPASMGTVRQRLTLKQGIDQENSKKINILIRDSKLKVKSQIQGDQIRVTGKSKDDLQQIMQLLRKADLSLDLQFTNFK encoded by the coding sequence ATGGCTTCAGAAAACTCATTTGATATCGTATCCAAAATGGATATGCAGGAACTTAACAATGCGGTTAATCAGGCGGAGCGGGAGATCGAGAACCGTTTTGACTTCAAGGGCAGCAAGAGCAGCTTGAAGCTGGACAAGGACGCACTGGTCATTGCATCCGATGACGAGTACAAACTCAACGCCGTTATTGATATTTTGCAAACCAAGATGGTGAAACGGGGCTTGTCGCTGAAAAATGTGGAGTACGGCAAGATCGAGCCGGCTTCCATGGGTACCGTTCGCCAGCGCCTGACCTTAAAGCAAGGAATCGATCAGGAAAATTCGAAAAAGATCAACATATTGATCCGTGATTCCAAGCTGAAGGTCAAGAGTCAGATTCAAGGTGACCAAATTCGGGTAACCGGAAAAAGCAAGGATGATCTTCAGCAGATCATGCAGCTGCTTCGCAAAGCGGATCTTTCTCTGGACCTGCAGTTCACGAATTTTAAATAA
- a CDS encoding DUF4175 domain-containing protein, whose translation MTVNWIIFGLGVIVSLLGYYLIPSDWGYGILGFGLAHILLGILSMFRRPVHDEKASS comes from the coding sequence GTGACGGTCAACTGGATTATATTCGGATTAGGTGTTATCGTCAGCCTCTTGGGCTACTATTTGATTCCAAGTGACTGGGGATATGGCATATTAGGCTTTGGACTGGCACATATTTTGCTCGGTATACTGAGCATGTTTCGCCGTCCGGTGCATGATGAGAAAGCTAGCAGTTGA
- a CDS encoding helix-turn-helix domain-containing protein: MSELGQQLREARLQKGMSLDDVQEMTKIRKRYLEAIEAGDYKVLPGSFYVRAFIKTYAEAVGIDPDELLEGHKQDVPKSEPEATMEPVIQKRAARPSAERNMKWLPTLLMWTFPILIVVVIYLVAINSNEPKEEPPVSNNDQTQTDQAQKPEDTGNTDPATPGDGAQGGDNTTDDTGNGNEGTDGEGTDATDATDGTDGTDIDEPGNTTPGETTVTQDRTEGKNTVFKVTGSSVKVEIVATSEGKSWVEVYRGYNTSGEKLAFQMLENGDSLSFDLDSQGLYVKSGNSAATTITVGGQPVTDGKSTSRILLEPADGSAGTMDNTGTDATGTTTDTTGTSDTTDIE; encoded by the coding sequence ATGTCCGAACTGGGACAGCAATTAAGGGAGGCGCGTCTACAAAAAGGGATGAGCCTTGATGATGTGCAGGAAATGACAAAAATACGCAAGCGATACTTGGAAGCCATCGAGGCAGGGGATTACAAAGTACTTCCCGGCAGTTTTTACGTGCGGGCATTCATCAAAACCTATGCGGAAGCGGTGGGGATTGACCCGGACGAACTGCTTGAAGGCCATAAACAGGATGTGCCTAAATCCGAACCGGAAGCGACGATGGAACCGGTTATTCAAAAACGTGCCGCCAGACCTTCAGCCGAACGGAACATGAAATGGCTGCCTACACTGCTGATGTGGACATTCCCGATTTTGATCGTTGTTGTCATTTACTTGGTGGCCATCAATTCGAATGAGCCTAAGGAAGAACCTCCGGTAAGCAATAATGATCAGACGCAGACGGATCAAGCGCAAAAGCCGGAAGACACGGGCAATACGGATCCCGCCACGCCAGGTGACGGAGCGCAGGGCGGCGACAACACCACGGACGATACCGGTAATGGTAACGAAGGTACAGACGGTGAAGGAACAGACGCAACAGACGCAACGGACGGAACAGATGGCACGGACATCGACGAACCGGGAAATACAACGCCTGGAGAAACGACGGTGACGCAGGACCGGACGGAAGGCAAGAACACCGTATTTAAGGTAACAGGCTCGTCCGTGAAGGTTGAGATTGTGGCAACGAGCGAAGGTAAGAGCTGGGTAGAAGTGTATCGTGGCTACAATACCTCCGGAGAGAAGCTGGCTTTCCAAATGCTTGAGAATGGTGATTCTCTCAGCTTTGACCTGGATAGCCAGGGACTTTACGTGAAATCAGGGAACTCCGCTGCAACCACCATTACGGTTGGCGGCCAGCCCGTAACGGATGGAAAATCAACGTCGCGTATCTTGCTGGAGCCGGCTGATGGTTCCGCAGGCACGATGGACAACACGGGTACGGATGCCACAGGTACCACCACAGATACTACAGGTACATCGGATACGACAGATATCGAATAA
- a CDS encoding DUF3388 domain-containing protein: MESNQWYMEYKIHKNRPGLLGDIASVLGMLEVNILTINGVEGQTRGMLLETDDEEKIILMGKMLNKMKNITVTALRPPKLVDILAVRHGRYIDRDSDDRKTFRFTRDELGLLVDFLGELFKREGNQVIGLRGMPRVGKTESIIAGSVCAMKRWTFVSSTLLRQTIRSQLSEDEMNSNNVFIIDGIVSTIRSNERHYQLLQDIMGMESTKVIEHPDIFVRESEYSYEDFDIIIELRNNPEEEIVYDTFTGSYSDDL, from the coding sequence GTGGAATCGAATCAATGGTACATGGAATACAAGATACATAAGAACCGGCCTGGTTTGCTCGGCGATATTGCTTCCGTATTAGGTATGCTCGAAGTAAACATCCTGACCATTAACGGTGTTGAAGGCCAAACTCGCGGAATGCTGCTGGAAACGGATGATGAAGAAAAAATTATCTTGATGGGCAAAATGTTAAACAAAATGAAAAATATTACGGTAACAGCCTTGAGACCCCCGAAACTGGTCGATATTTTGGCTGTCCGACATGGACGATATATTGACCGGGACTCGGATGATCGTAAAACGTTCCGTTTTACGCGTGATGAGCTCGGTTTACTTGTTGATTTTTTGGGTGAATTGTTCAAAAGGGAAGGTAATCAGGTTATCGGTCTTCGCGGAATGCCCCGCGTCGGCAAAACCGAGTCCATTATCGCCGGCAGCGTCTGCGCGATGAAGCGCTGGACCTTTGTTTCCTCGACGCTGCTCCGTCAAACCATTCGCAGTCAACTCTCTGAGGACGAGATGAATTCGAACAATGTTTTCATCATTGACGGCATTGTGAGCACGATCCGATCCAACGAACGTCATTATCAGCTCCTGCAGGATATCATGGGGATGGAGAGTACGAAGGTGATCGAGCATCCGGATATTTTTGTTCGCGAATCCGAATATTCCTATGAGGATTTCGATATTATAATCGAATTGCGAAACAATCCGGAAGAGGAAATCGTTTATGATACGTTCACGGGCTCTTATAGTGACGATTTATAA
- a CDS encoding DUF3243 domain-containing protein gives MSSVIKNFDSWKKFLGERVVQAEKAGMSEDTISQLAYEIGDFLDEKVDPQNSSNRALKELWDVGNEEERHVIARLMVKLAKNNA, from the coding sequence ATGTCATCCGTAATCAAAAACTTTGATTCCTGGAAGAAATTTCTGGGCGAGCGCGTCGTTCAAGCCGAGAAAGCGGGTATGAGTGAAGACACCATTTCTCAGCTGGCTTATGAGATCGGTGATTTCCTCGATGAGAAGGTTGACCCGCAAAACTCATCTAACCGGGCACTGAAAGAATTGTGGGATGTAGGTAACGAGGAAGAACGCCACGTTATCGCGCGTCTGATGGTGAAACTGGCCAAGAACAACGCATAA
- the ymfI gene encoding elongation factor P 5-aminopentanone reductase, with product MKQDMGRELKPIGEMTVLITGASRGIGAAVAERFASVRMNVVIHYMNSHEAANEVARRCMAYGAKVLTVSADLRDKEQILRMQEKLQSHDMEPDILVNNAGVSHYGLLSDVTEEEWDTLMSINLRGMFLCSQAFMGRMISQRFGRIINVSSIWGLSGASCEVLYSTSKGGVNAFTKALAKELAPSGVTVNAVAPGAVDTSMLGHLESDEIRMLEDEIPVGRLAQPDEISSLVYFLALPESGYITGQVISPNGGWVT from the coding sequence ATGAAGCAAGACATGGGAAGAGAATTGAAACCGATCGGGGAAATGACGGTCCTGATCACGGGTGCCAGCAGAGGTATTGGAGCGGCTGTTGCCGAGCGTTTTGCTTCGGTACGCATGAATGTCGTTATCCATTACATGAATTCGCATGAAGCGGCCAATGAAGTTGCCCGCCGCTGTATGGCCTATGGTGCTAAGGTATTAACCGTGTCCGCGGATCTTCGCGACAAAGAGCAAATATTGCGCATGCAAGAGAAGCTTCAGAGTCATGATATGGAGCCGGATATCCTGGTCAACAACGCCGGGGTATCCCATTACGGGCTTCTGTCTGACGTGACCGAGGAAGAGTGGGACACTTTGATGTCCATTAACCTGAGAGGGATGTTCCTGTGTTCCCAGGCGTTTATGGGGCGTATGATCTCCCAGCGATTTGGCAGGATTATCAATGTGTCCTCGATCTGGGGATTGTCGGGTGCCTCCTGCGAGGTATTGTATTCAACAAGCAAAGGCGGCGTTAACGCTTTTACGAAGGCCCTTGCGAAGGAGCTTGCCCCATCAGGCGTGACGGTGAACGCCGTTGCCCCCGGCGCGGTGGATACGTCCATGCTGGGGCATTTGGAATCGGATGAGATCCGCATGCTGGAGGATGAAATTCCGGTCGGCAGATTGGCGCAGCCGGATGAGATCTCATCACTGGTGTATTTTCTAGCGCTGCCCGAGTCGGGCTACATTACCGGGCAAGTGATCAGCCCGAATGGAGGTTGGGTGACCTGA
- the yfmH gene encoding EF-P 5-aminopentanol modification-associated protein YfmH, producing MESIHYDNLQETLYYEVMDNGLHVYVLPKPGFQKTYATFATKYGSVDNHFKVEGESETRVPDGIAHFLEHKMFEEPEGDIFAKFASNGASANAFTSFDQTVYLFSATENIHENLETLINFVQNPYFTDQNVEKEKGIIGQEINMYQDNPDWRVYFGLIEAMYKVHPVHIDIAGTVESIGTITKEDLYTCYNAFYHPSNMLLFVVGGVDPVETMNLIRSNQAGKSYEKQGSIERIFDPEPKGVEEKRRESRLAVSLPKCLFGFKEKQVGLTAEEQLRRDLTTKLMMDLLFGSSTELYQQLYDEDLISDSFGHEYNSSPQYAFSAVGGDTKDPDQLLERIRTEVDKLKATGFQASDFERARKKKMGGYLRMLNSPENIAHEFTRYQFRGADFFKVLPVYESITIDDVNRRLQEHIDWDQLAVSIVVSP from the coding sequence GTGGAGAGCATTCATTATGACAACCTGCAGGAAACGCTGTATTACGAAGTGATGGATAACGGTCTGCACGTGTATGTGCTGCCTAAACCCGGCTTCCAGAAAACCTATGCGACCTTTGCAACCAAATATGGTTCGGTGGATAACCATTTCAAGGTTGAAGGCGAATCTGAAACTCGCGTTCCTGATGGCATTGCGCATTTTCTTGAGCACAAAATGTTTGAGGAGCCGGAAGGCGATATTTTTGCCAAGTTTGCCTCGAACGGCGCCTCGGCGAATGCCTTTACTAGTTTTGACCAAACGGTGTATCTCTTTTCTGCGACGGAGAACATCCATGAAAATTTGGAGACGCTGATTAATTTCGTGCAGAACCCTTACTTTACCGATCAGAACGTGGAGAAGGAAAAAGGGATTATCGGGCAGGAAATCAACATGTATCAGGACAATCCGGACTGGCGCGTATACTTCGGTCTTATCGAAGCGATGTACAAGGTGCATCCGGTGCACATCGATATTGCCGGTACGGTGGAATCCATCGGAACAATTACAAAGGAAGATCTGTATACGTGCTACAATGCCTTTTATCATCCGAGCAACATGCTGCTGTTCGTGGTGGGCGGCGTAGATCCAGTTGAAACGATGAACCTGATCCGTTCGAATCAAGCCGGAAAATCGTATGAGAAGCAAGGCTCCATCGAGCGCATATTCGATCCGGAGCCGAAGGGAGTTGAAGAGAAGCGGCGAGAGAGCCGGCTGGCCGTATCCCTGCCGAAATGCCTGTTCGGCTTCAAGGAGAAGCAGGTCGGTTTAACGGCTGAGGAGCAGCTGCGCCGAGATTTGACAACGAAGCTGATGATGGACCTCCTGTTTGGATCCAGTACGGAATTGTATCAGCAGCTGTATGACGAGGATTTGATATCCGACAGCTTCGGCCATGAATATAACAGTTCACCCCAATATGCGTTCTCTGCGGTGGGCGGAGATACGAAGGATCCGGACCAACTTCTGGAGCGTATCCGCACTGAGGTGGATAAGCTAAAGGCAACCGGATTTCAGGCATCCGACTTTGAACGTGCCCGCAAGAAGAAAATGGGCGGATACTTGCGCATGCTCAATTCCCCTGAAAATATTGCTCATGAATTCACTCGCTATCAGTTCCGCGGGGCGGATTTCTTTAAGGTTCTACCGGTTTATGAATCCATTACCATAGATGATGTAAACCGCCGTCTGCAGGAGCATATCGATTGGGATCAATTGGCCGTATCGATCGTTGTGAGTCCGTAA
- the yfmF gene encoding EF-P 5-aminopentanol modification-associated protein YfmF, translating into MTKTEFEHGTVGGIRIHVLPTNRFKTFAISLYAGSPLAEETVTSTALTPFVLRRGTVSYPETRAFREQLEQLYGAGFGFDVYKRGDYQIVHFRMDTINDSFVKSPESLLRSSFAFLGEAFTQPVLENGAFRKSYVQTERDTVRKKLESIVNDKIRYAAERCIEVMCKNEPYRLHPLGERKDLDGITPEGLYESYQNWLNESVLDLYVVGDTSLDEVKKLVEEHFKLNRTASKDYVPSSTRTAASGTQTVVEKLDINQGKLNMGLRSTITYGDDEYAAALLYNGILGGYPHSKLFVNVREKESLAYYASSRYDGHKGIATIQSGIEVQNFEKAVQIIQQQLDDMANGAITDIEMTQTKAMIRNVIKEMQDSAFEMIAYDFNRTLSGRERTPDELLQQVEGITVDDVKQAASAFSLDTIYFLKGQKEE; encoded by the coding sequence TTGACGAAAACGGAATTTGAACACGGTACAGTCGGAGGAATTCGGATTCACGTATTACCGACCAACCGATTCAAGACATTTGCGATATCGCTTTACGCCGGAAGTCCGTTAGCAGAAGAAACCGTGACCTCGACCGCGCTTACACCTTTTGTGCTGCGCAGAGGGACCGTTTCCTATCCGGAAACGCGAGCTTTCCGAGAACAGCTGGAGCAGCTGTACGGCGCTGGATTTGGATTTGATGTGTATAAGCGTGGCGATTATCAGATCGTGCACTTTCGCATGGATACGATCAATGACTCTTTTGTTAAGAGTCCGGAGAGCCTGCTGCGCTCTTCATTTGCTTTTTTGGGCGAAGCTTTCACCCAGCCCGTGTTAGAGAATGGAGCATTCCGCAAATCTTATGTACAGACCGAGAGAGACACGGTTCGCAAGAAGCTGGAGTCCATCGTCAATGATAAGATTCGTTACGCTGCGGAGCGCTGCATCGAGGTTATGTGCAAGAACGAACCGTATCGGCTGCATCCGTTAGGAGAACGGAAGGATCTTGACGGTATCACGCCGGAAGGCTTATATGAGTCCTATCAGAACTGGCTTAATGAATCCGTTCTGGATCTGTATGTGGTTGGCGATACGAGTTTGGATGAGGTGAAGAAGCTCGTAGAGGAGCATTTTAAACTGAACAGAACAGCAAGCAAGGATTATGTTCCTTCCTCCACGCGAACGGCAGCAAGCGGGACGCAGACGGTCGTGGAGAAGCTGGACATTAATCAAGGCAAACTCAACATGGGTCTGAGAAGCACCATTACTTACGGAGATGATGAGTATGCCGCCGCGCTATTGTATAACGGGATTTTAGGCGGTTACCCGCATTCAAAGCTGTTCGTTAACGTGAGGGAGAAGGAAAGCCTGGCGTATTACGCGTCGTCCCGATATGACGGTCATAAAGGAATTGCAACCATCCAGTCCGGCATCGAGGTTCAAAATTTCGAGAAGGCTGTCCAAATTATTCAACAGCAGCTCGATGACATGGCCAACGGTGCCATTACGGATATCGAAATGACCCAAACGAAAGCCATGATCCGCAACGTCATTAAGGAAATGCAGGATTCGGCCTTTGAGATGATTGCGTATGATTTCAACCGCACGCTGTCGGGGCGAGAACGTACGCCGGATGAGCTGCTGCAGCAGGTGGAAGGCATTACAGTGGATGATGTGAAGCAAGCAGCTTCGGCATTTTCGCTGGATACGATCTATTTCCTGAAAGGTCAAAAGGAGGAATAG
- the sleB gene encoding spore cortex-lytic enzyme produces MKNSRIWILISIAILLSAVVFAQGGLETDHSNLQEALPTFSQQTIKFGSTGEDVYELQGRLKHLGFYHGKIDSVFGSKTQGAVKWFQSEFGMKVDGIVGPKVKLKLYNATKDFRPTAPKAHEGGGGAAAGGGGGSANKESGNNNLASSDSMGLSENDLRIMANAVYGEARGEPFEGQVAVAAVILNRVKSPSFPNTPHGVIFEPRAFTAVADGQIWLEPNEQAKKAVQQALSGWDPTGGCLYYFNPKTATSPWIWTRPQVKTIGQHIFCM; encoded by the coding sequence ATGAAAAACTCAAGAATCTGGATTCTAATAAGCATTGCGATTCTGTTGTCTGCCGTTGTCTTCGCTCAGGGAGGCCTGGAAACAGATCATTCGAATCTTCAGGAAGCTTTGCCAACCTTTAGCCAGCAGACCATCAAATTTGGTTCTACCGGCGAAGATGTGTATGAGCTGCAAGGCCGTCTGAAACACCTGGGCTTTTATCATGGGAAAATTGACAGCGTATTTGGCTCCAAAACCCAAGGAGCCGTTAAATGGTTCCAATCGGAGTTTGGCATGAAGGTAGACGGTATCGTAGGACCGAAGGTCAAGCTTAAACTGTATAATGCAACCAAGGATTTCCGTCCGACCGCTCCTAAGGCTCATGAAGGTGGAGGCGGTGCAGCGGCCGGTGGTGGCGGAGGTTCAGCCAACAAAGAAAGCGGCAATAACAACTTAGCCTCATCTGATTCAATGGGCCTTTCAGAGAACGATTTGAGAATCATGGCAAATGCCGTATATGGCGAAGCGCGAGGAGAGCCGTTCGAAGGCCAGGTCGCCGTAGCGGCGGTTATTCTCAACCGGGTAAAATCACCAAGCTTCCCGAATACGCCGCATGGGGTTATATTTGAGCCGAGAGCCTTTACCGCGGTAGCCGACGGTCAAATATGGCTTGAGCCGAACGAGCAGGCGAAGAAAGCAGTACAGCAGGCGCTGAGCGGCTGGGATCCGACAGGAGGCTGCCTGTACTATTTCAATCCGAAAACGGCCACCTCGCCATGGATTTGGACCCGCCCTCAAGTCAAAACCATCGGTCAACATATCTTCTGTATGTAA
- a CDS encoding glycoside hydrolase family 88/105 protein produces the protein MSNPIQQQEQLTLSPLELGTKACQSIMEMYSPEQLPPAGRWHYHQGVFLVGMSQLWKFSGETKFLDYVKGYVDHLVDSNGNLLLERGELDSVQAGLLLMELDAVCPEHRYKAAADKLLRLLSTLNRTTDGGYWHKDRYPYQMWLDGLYMGGVFTMKYAQQYNKPHLFDEVLFQERLMRSHTKDQATGLFYHAWDESRTMPWADPVSGQSPEFWGRALGWYALSIVEFLDLLPEDHPAREELAVVLRELSEALVRYQDPLTGLWYQVLDKGDREDNWLETSCSSLFIYTLAKGIRLGYLDSSLISHARHGYNGLAQSVYVDGQGHLVMPKICIGTGVGDYKHYVERQQCENDLHGVGALVMACVELGRIYG, from the coding sequence ATGTCCAATCCTATTCAGCAGCAAGAACAGTTGACCTTGTCACCCCTAGAACTCGGCACCAAGGCTTGCCAATCGATCATGGAAATGTATTCGCCGGAGCAGCTGCCGCCCGCAGGTCGGTGGCATTACCACCAGGGTGTATTTCTGGTTGGAATGTCTCAATTATGGAAATTTAGCGGTGAAACAAAGTTTTTGGATTACGTTAAGGGTTATGTCGATCATCTGGTGGATTCCAACGGGAATCTGCTGCTGGAGCGGGGGGAGCTGGATTCCGTTCAAGCGGGCCTGCTCCTGATGGAGCTGGATGCTGTATGTCCCGAACATCGGTACAAGGCTGCCGCGGATAAACTGCTCCGTCTGTTATCTACTTTGAATCGGACCACGGATGGAGGATACTGGCATAAGGATCGCTACCCTTACCAGATGTGGTTGGACGGCTTGTATATGGGTGGCGTGTTCACGATGAAATATGCCCAGCAGTATAATAAGCCGCATTTATTTGATGAAGTGCTGTTCCAGGAGAGGTTGATGCGCTCTCATACCAAGGATCAGGCAACCGGGTTATTTTATCATGCCTGGGACGAGAGCAGGACGATGCCTTGGGCTGATCCGGTTAGCGGGCAATCTCCGGAATTTTGGGGACGCGCCTTAGGCTGGTATGCGCTGTCGATCGTGGAGTTCCTTGATTTACTGCCTGAGGATCATCCGGCGAGGGAAGAGCTGGCTGTTGTGCTCCGTGAATTAAGTGAGGCGCTGGTGCGTTATCAGGATCCGCTTACAGGGCTGTGGTATCAAGTTCTAGATAAAGGGGACCGGGAGGACAATTGGCTGGAAACCTCTTGCTCCAGCCTCTTCATATATACCTTGGCCAAAGGGATTCGACTCGGTTATCTGGATTCATCCTTGATCTCCCATGCAAGACATGGATATAACGGCCTGGCTCAATCCGTATATGTGGATGGTCAGGGGCATCTGGTCATGCCCAAGATCTGTATCGGTACAGGTGTCGGCGATTATAAGCATTATGTGGAAAGGCAGCAATGCGAGAATGACCTCCATGGTGTTGGGGCGTTAGTCATGGCGTGCGTAGAGCTTGGCAGGATATATGGATAA